The Solanum lycopersicum chromosome 9, SLM_r2.1 genome window below encodes:
- the LOC138338433 gene encoding uncharacterized protein: MGWSEAAEQRLNRLNELDDFCLKAYESSALYKEKKKKWHLFPRKIKSKWIGPYLVNQLFPHRAVELETKEGVRFKGNGKRIKLYFEHAESVNEVIEDYHLDEAHYKEILQKITLQQSLTDT; encoded by the exons atgggttggagcgaagctgcagagcaacggttaaataggttgaatgaactcgatgattTTTGcctgaaagcctatgaaagctcagccctatacaaagaaaagaagaagaa GTGGCACTTGTTTCCACGCAAgatcaagtccaaatggattggtccttacttggttaaccaactattccctcatagagcagttgagttggaaactaaggagggtgtgcggttcaagggtAATGGAAAGCGCATAAAACTCTATTTCGAGCATGCTgaatcggtgaatgaagtgatcgaggattaccatcttgatgaa GCACATTacaaggaaattctgcagaaaattactctgcagcagtcactgacggatacatag